GCTTCGGGCGAGGAGATCACTGCAAAGTCCACAGCCTCGCCCCACGTAGCCAGCCGCGCCCGGTTCTCCGACTCCAGCGAACCCGGCCGGAAGCGGACCGCTACAAGCGGCCTTGCCACATCCGGAGCGCCGAACACATTTTGATTGCCCCGCCCGTCCAGCATCCTCCTGGCCGCCGCCGATAGAGCTGCCGCCCTCGCGAAATCCTCCAGCGTCGCCGCCGGCAGCGATATGCTCGCGAGCGGGAGAAGTAAAGCCAGACAAGTCAGCAGGCAAGCTCTCTTGCAAATACTCATTTCTGAGTTGACGCCTCCCGGAAACGCCGCGCCACGGCCAGGAGCGATCCGAGCCCGGCCAGCGCAGAGCCAAGCCACAGCAGGCTGATAAGGGGTTTGGTGGAGACGCTCAGGCTGACGGAACCACCCGACCCGCTTTCGTTTTCAGCCGGGGGCAGGTCCTGTGTCTCCGGCGCCGCGCCTGCCGGTGGGGAATCGCCCTGTGCGGGAGCCACATTGATCAGCGCAGACGCCCTCAGTTCGCCTTGGCTGCCCTGCTCCATCGGGCCGTAGCGCTCGAACTGCACGTCCAGCGTTCCGACCCTTTGCACCTGCCCCTTCGACAGTGTGATCCTGCGCGGCTGCCCTTCCCTGGGAATGACGGTGATCTCCACGCTGCCGGATTCCACGCTCATCCCCTCCAGCCGGACTGTGACGGACCCGTCCGGGGCGGAGGCGGGCTCGGGGCGCATCTCCCGGTCTCCCACCACAATGGCCGGCGCCAGTTGCATGCTGCCTTCCAGCGGCCTGACGGCCGGCGATGGCCGACGGGCCATTCCTTCCGCAGGCACCATTTCATGGGGAGCGAAGTAGACGTCCGCCACCGCGCTGCGGTGGATGTAGGGCTTGAAGGCGTAGCCCTGACCTCCGGGCATCGGTTTGCCGGTCAGGAGGATGTGTCTCGATTGCTCGCGGCTGCGGGCCAGATGCAGATGGGCGGTCATTACGCCATCCGGAGTGGCCGCTACGGAGTCTAGCTTTATTGTCCATCCTAAGACAGATTTAGACTCTCCTGCCTGGAGGACGACCGCCTCCTCCGGGTGTCCCAGATTGCTTCCCGCAATGCCCACAAACATCAGGCCGATACCCGCGTGAGCCAGATATGCCCCTGCTGCCAGCGCCCCCGACGAGACCGCAGAAACGGCGAACCGCCATCCGTTCAGGATCAGCACGGCTGCACCCAGCACACCGAGCGACCACAGGGAGCCCTTCGCCGCGCCGAATACGAACAGAAGAAGCAGCACAACGACGGCGCTTGCGGTGACCGCCAGACCCTGGGCGTTTCTCCGAAGCGACGCAGATGCCGCTTTCGAAGCGCGCGGGGACCAGCTCATCAGCGGACACAGGGCGATAAGCAACAGCATCCCGAGGGCCAGTGGAGCCCCGGTTACATTGTAGAAACGCACCTGGACTCCCGAGGGCCGGTCCGGAGAGAGCAACCCTGTGAGGAGCGGGGCGCTGGTTCCGAGCAGAACAAAGAATGCAATGATGGAGAGCACCCAGGAGGTCAGGTAGTGATTCAGCTCTTTGCCGTGGCCGTCCTCGATGATGGAAGGAGCAGGGATGCCGGAGAAGCGCCACACCAGCAGTGCAAGGAAGATCAGCGCCACCACGCCAATCGCTCCGGCAAGCAGGCCCGCTACTCCAAGATCGCTGAAGCTGTGCACGGAAAAATCGCCCAGGACTCCGCTACGTGTCAGGAAGGTGGAATACAGGATCAAGAGGTAGGTCAACAGGGCGTAGATGACATTGGGGCGCTGGCCCGTCCCGCGGATCCGCTGCAGGATGAGGCCGTGCAGCAGAACGGTTCCTGTGAGCCACGGCACCAGCGAAGAGTTCTCCACCGGATCCCAGCCCCAGTAGCCACCCCACCCCAGGGTCTCGTAGGCCCAGAGACCGCCCAGGACCAGCCCGGCACCCAGCGACAACCATCCCAGCGAAGCCCACGGCAGAGACAGGGTGGCCCAACGGTCCAGCCGGTTCGTCAGGAGTCCCGCAGCCGCCAGCGCGGCCGGCGCGCTGAACACCACGAAGCCAAAGAACAGCACCGGCGGATGGATGGCCATCCACGGATCCTGCAAGATGGGATTCAAGCCGGCACCGTCCGGCGGGGAGCCGTTGAGCGGCGCAAACGGAGAGTTGATAAGAAGCATGGCGGTCAGGAGACCCTGGGAGAGACACCAGAACGACATGGCGGCGGGCTCAAGATCCTTCGTGGTCCGCTTTAGAAACACACCGGTCCACGCTCCGATAAGCGCCCAGAAGAGGAACGAACCTTCGGGTCCGGCCCAGAATGCGGAGAAGATGTACCCCGGAGCCAGATCCCGCGAAGTATAGCCGTAGACATAGGCCACGTCGAAGCGGTGCGCGAACAGCAGCGCCCAGAGCACCACTGACGCCGCCGTGAACCCCAGAGCGGATATCAGATAAAGCCAGCCAGCGAGCGGTGGCGCCGAACTTTCACGTCTGAGGGTCGCTCGGAGATTCAGGAGGAATGACGCAGCCAGCGCCGCCGCGGCCAGCCAGAGGAACAGATCGCCTGCTGTCATACTTTCATCGCTTCCGGACGGGCGCGTGAATCGACGCAAGAAACCGGAAATGCAGCCCGCCTGCCGGGAGTTTGGCACGCACCCGGCCAGAAGTCAAGCAAGCGTCAAACGAAATGCGGATTATCGGCTGGCGCGAGGCTCCAGGGTAAGACAGACGGAATTGATGCAGTAGCGCTTGCCGGTGGGACGGGGACCGTCATCAAACACGTGGCCCAGATGGGATCCGCACCGCGCGCAGAGAACCTCAGTTCGCAGCATTCCGTGGCTCGTGTCGGTGCGATACTCGATGCGCCCATCGCCGGCGGGCCGGAAGAAGCTAGGCCAGCCGGAGCCCGAATCAAACTTGGCATCGGAGTTGAAAAGTTCCAGACCGCAGCCCGCGCACCGGTAGACGCCGGGTGTTTTCTCATGCAGGTAGGCGCCGGTGAACGGCGGCTCGGTTCCCTTCAGTCGCATGATGCGGTATTGCTCGGGCGTCAGAAGGGACTTCCACTCCTCTTCCGAACGGATAACCTTTTCCATCCCTGCATCTTTGGACATAGTTTGCTCCTGCAAAGCGGACGTCCCACAACAGCCTGCAGAGACCGCGCGGGATCCGGACTTCTGAGAGACCAACCGGTCCGGAGTTGCTGACGGGCCTGAATCCGGACGGCCGGACCACAAGAAAAACGCTGCAGCTCCGATCAAGAACAGGCTGGAGACGGGAGGCATTTTCATCTTCCACTACCAGAGAATGTCATCGGTAAGAACGGCAACCAGGACCACTCTGTTCCCGGAAGGGAGGGATAGCACAGGCGTCGAAAGGCTACGCAAGGGAGGTCGGGCCCGAAAGGAGCCGCAATACCATGCCCGATACCTTGAAGGTCCGCCGCAGGAGCTTCCTGAAGGGAGCAGCAGCCTCGCTCGCTCTGCCGGTCATCGCCCGGGAGGGCGTCATCGCCCGGAACGGGAAACCTGGTGCGAACGACCGCATCGTCATCGCGAACATCGGAGTCGGCGGAATGGGACGCAACCACATCCGCCCGGACTCCGCTGCGCTCTGCGACGTGGACGAAGACCGCCTGGCCGAGGCCGCAAAGCGCGTGACCGAAGGCACCCCCGCCCTCTACCGGGACTACCGCCGCATCCTGGAGCGCAAGGACATCGATGCGGTGACCATCGCCACGCCAGACCATTGGCACGCGCTGATGACCGTGCACGCCTGCCAGGCAGGTAAGCACGTTTTCTGCGAGAAACCGACCGCCAAAACCATTCTTGAAGGGCGTGCAATGGTGAATGCCGCCCGCCATTACCGTCGGGTGGTTCAGATCAATGCACAGGGACGGTCTCATCCCAATGCCCGGCTGGCGTGCAACTACGTGCGGAACGGAGGGCTGGGCCGCATCCGCAGGGTGGATGTGTGGCATCCTCCGAACTTTCAGCCGGATACCTGGGGCGAGCCGCAACGGGTTCCAGCCACCCTGGACTGGGACATGTGGCTGGGGCCGGCACCGTGGGCTCCTTACCATCCGAAG
The sequence above is drawn from the Armatimonadota bacterium genome and encodes:
- a CDS encoding cytochrome c assembly protein; the encoded protein is MTAGDLFLWLAAAALAASFLLNLRATLRRESSAPPLAGWLYLISALGFTAASVVLWALLFAHRFDVAYVYGYTSRDLAPGYIFSAFWAGPEGSFLFWALIGAWTGVFLKRTTKDLEPAAMSFWCLSQGLLTAMLLINSPFAPLNGSPPDGAGLNPILQDPWMAIHPPVLFFGFVVFSAPAALAAAGLLTNRLDRWATLSLPWASLGWLSLGAGLVLGGLWAYETLGWGGYWGWDPVENSSLVPWLTGTVLLHGLILQRIRGTGQRPNVIYALLTYLLILYSTFLTRSGVLGDFSVHSFSDLGVAGLLAGAIGVVALIFLALLVWRFSGIPAPSIIEDGHGKELNHYLTSWVLSIIAFFVLLGTSAPLLTGLLSPDRPSGVQVRFYNVTGAPLALGMLLLIALCPLMSWSPRASKAASASLRRNAQGLAVTASAVVVLLLLFVFGAAKGSLWSLGVLGAAVLILNGWRFAVSAVSSGALAAGAYLAHAGIGLMFVGIAGSNLGHPEEAVVLQAGESKSVLGWTIKLDSVAATPDGVMTAHLHLARSREQSRHILLTGKPMPGGQGYAFKPYIHRSAVADVYFAPHEMVPAEGMARRPSPAVRPLEGSMQLAPAIVVGDREMRPEPASAPDGSVTVRLEGMSVESGSVEITVIPREGQPRRITLSKGQVQRVGTLDVQFERYGPMEQGSQGELRASALINVAPAQGDSPPAGAAPETQDLPPAENESGSGGSVSLSVSTKPLISLLWLGSALAGLGSLLAVARRFREASTQK
- the msrB gene encoding peptide methionine sulfoxide reductase MsrB translates to MSKDAGMEKVIRSEEEWKSLLTPEQYRIMRLKGTEPPFTGAYLHEKTPGVYRCAGCGLELFNSDAKFDSGSGWPSFFRPAGDGRIEYRTDTSHGMLRTEVLCARCGSHLGHVFDDGPRPTGKRYCINSVCLTLEPRASR
- a CDS encoding NADH-dependent dehydrogenase; this encodes MPDTLKVRRRSFLKGAAASLALPVIAREGVIARNGKPGANDRIVIANIGVGGMGRNHIRPDSAALCDVDEDRLAEAAKRVTEGTPALYRDYRRILERKDIDAVTIATPDHWHALMTVHACQAGKHVFCEKPTAKTILEGRAMVNAARHYRRVVQINAQGRSHPNARLACNYVRNGGLGRIRRVDVWHPPNFQPDTWGEPQRVPATLDWDMWLGPAPWAPYHPKRCHFHFRWFMDYGGGFLRDRGNHALSIVSWLTDNDGYRGRVTVEASGTEFRQGFFDVPATLHVKWEFEDPEWTLTWTQPGTPNPRFPGDWGATYTGERDDLVVLAGDGGCDVEQKAKEYQPPSGGFHAFESPGHFQNWLDCIRTGERPVMDVEIGHHVVTLCNLGNIAWRLGRKVVFDFSTERFVDDPAADRFLHEPYRSPWTLSGF